The genomic segment GTACCCACCGTCTCCAGTTCTCGGAGAGATTGCCGTCAACGTTGAGTGTTCCGGGAGGCTTGAAATGCTCCATTTCTCTAATGTGGCGTGAAATTCTTGAGTTTCACCCAATGTTCTGACACCATATCACATTTGCACACAACACAAACCACGTTTTTACGGTTGACTGCACAAACTTTATTGCAGCATCCTGATTGgtcaattttacataatttttatgGCTGCACTAAATGCGGTCAGGACTGATCCGGATtacataataatacatacaataatgggagataactccaatGAGCTTATAGCTAAGTATTATGACAACACGACATTCTGACAGAGAATCTACCGCATGCGATTCCGACAAAGAAATTACCGATCGATTCCAGCCGTGAGTCTGCCACACGAGATTCCGACAGAGAACCTACATGTACCGCATGAGATTCTACCGAGAGTCTACCACACAAGATTCCGACAGAGAACCTACCACACGAAATTCCTACCGAGAGTCTACCACACAAGATTCCGACAGAGAACCTACCACACGAAATTCCGACCGAGAGTCTACCACACGAGATTCCAACCGAGAGTCTACAACACGAGATTCCGACCGAGAGCCTACCACACGAGATTCCGACCGAGAATCTACCACACGAGATTCCGACCGAGAGTCTACCACACGAGATTCTGACAGAGAACCTTCCACACGAGATTCCGACAGAGAGTCTACCACACGAGATTGCAACCGAGAGCCTACCACACGAGATTCCGACCGAGAGTCTACAACACGAGATTCCGACCGAGAGTCTACAACACGAGATTCCGACAGAGAATCTACCACACGAGATTCCGACCGAGAGTCTACCACACGAGATTCCAACAGAGAACCTTCCACACGAGATTCCGACAGAGAGTCTACCACACGAGATTGCAACCGAGAGCCTACCACACGAGATTCCGACCGAGAGTCCCCACACGAGATTCCGACCGACAGTCTACCATACGAGATTCCGACCGACAGTCTACCGCACGAGATTCCGACCGAGAGTCTACAACACGAGATTCCGACCGAGAGTCTACCACACGAGATTCCGACCAAGAGTCTACCACACGAGATTCCGACCGAGAGTCTACCACACGAGATTCCGACCGAGAGTCTACCGCACGAGATTCCGACCGAGAGTCTACAACACGAGATTCTGACCGAGAGTCTACCACACGAGATTCCGACCGAGATTCTACAACACGAGATTCTGACCGAGAGTCTACCACACGAGATTCCGACCGAGAGTCTACCGCACGAGATTCTGACCGAGAGTCTACTATACGAGATTCTGACCGAGAGTCTACCACACGAGATTCCGACCGAGAGTCTACAACACGAGATTCCGACCGAGAGTCTACCACACGAGATTCCGACCGAGAGTCTACCACACAAGGTTCCAACCTAAATCCTTCCTCACGAGACACAAACCtgaacacaaacacaaaaacgAGACATAATTAACCTATGCAAAATGTGTAAATCTACAAACAACTACACGAGATACTATCATTGAAACAATCATAGATGTGATTCCAATCTACAGTCAGTTTAATACACGAGATTTCAGACAAGAGTGTTCCGTCCGCCAACGACGATTACTTATATAGGTGACATTGTACAAGTGGCAATTCTCGAAGACCATTCTCAAGCTTTATAGTAATTTCGAAAGTAAGTTGTTTTATAGTTTATGTTATTCAACCGCTGAAGATCAAACCATATTTGAACTTGAATTAACGTACAAGTTATTTTAGTACAGTCACTTAAGATCACTTGAAACCTCTTCGGCCAGGTCTGGGCGATAACGAAGCAGATTACTAAAGGTCGCTGTATACAGATAAATAAGCCCAACACGTGTGTCGGGACATTGAAACATAGCGCTGAACAAGACTGGGGTGCATACACCttcaaatgtaattaaaattgaGTGAGTACGGACGTTTTCTTTCCAAATGCGACCATTTAGATTACAATAGTTACAACGCCCTGAATGTCTTTGGCCTGGAGATGTCCAGCTGGTCACCCTCTACCTAACAAAGTCTCGTTAGTTTGCGAATATACAATTTATTCTCTTCTCCAATCAAATTGTTGCCAACGATGTCATCGGACAGTCGATGTAAGCATGATTTGAACATTGATCGTTTAACTTAGGCTCAAATTCATGATCGACTTCTCCCATATCAGCTTAGTTACCAACTGGTGAGGGTTATCATTACCTTGTTGTTGTCAAAATACCATTTGTACTGTAACATGACATTGGCTGTTGTCACATTACTTTAGGTGGTACCAAAG from the Pecten maximus chromosome 4, xPecMax1.1, whole genome shotgun sequence genome contains:
- the LOC117324853 gene encoding lisH domain-containing protein C1711.05-like, translating into MYRMRFYRESTTQDSDREPTTRNSYRESTTQDSDREPTTRNSDRESTTRDSNRESTTRDSDREPTTRDSDRESTTRDSDRESTTRDSDREPSTRDSDRESTTRDCNREPTTRDSDRESTTRDSDRESTTRDSDRESTTRDSDRESTTRDSNREPSTRDSDRESTTRDCNREPTTRDSDRESPHEIPTDSLPYEIPTDSLPHEIPTESLQHEIPTESLPHEIPTKSLPHEIPTESLPHEIPTESLPHEIPTESLQHEILTESLPHEIPTEILQHEILTESLPHEIPTESLPHEILTESLLYEILTESLPHEIPTESLQHEIPTESLPHEIPTESLPHKVPT